A single Pseudomonas putida DNA region contains:
- a CDS encoding FAD-dependent oxidoreductase — protein sequence MPAESFPSDCDVLVIGSGAAGLAAAVTAAWHGQKVILVEKDPVLGGATAWSGGWAWVPRNPLARRAGISEDIDQPRTYLRNELGTHYDAERVDAFLEACPHMVAFFEQHTALQFADGNGIPDMHGDTPGAALGGHQVIAAPYDASQLGALLPRLRKTLRETSFMGMPIMAGADLAAFLNMTRSPRALLHVCKRFARHLYHLARHGRAMHLVNGVALVARLAKSADDLGVRMFESTAAKGLLMEDGKVLGATLATPQGERAIRAKAVVLAAGGFPNDPARRRQLFPRDSSGHDNLALPPPSCSGDGLRLGESAGGVVASDLKSPVAWAPVSKVPHRDGSVGHFPHIIERGKPGIIGVLANGKRFVNEAHGYYDYVSAMVAAVPPGEEVCSWLICDHRFLRRFGLGYVRPAPLPVGPHLRNGYLKRGTTLEQLAQACGIDPAGLNATVTTFNLHARQGQDPAFGRGTTPFNRKQGDPLHKGPNPCVAPIEQGPFYAVKVQPGCFGTFAGLRTDGHARVLNDAGQPISGLYAAGTDMASVFGGWYPSGGINLGPALTFGYVAGRHISGVTEYE from the coding sequence ATGCCCGCCGAATCGTTCCCAAGCGACTGCGACGTACTGGTCATCGGCTCTGGCGCAGCCGGGCTGGCAGCGGCGGTCACGGCCGCCTGGCATGGGCAGAAGGTCATCCTGGTCGAAAAGGACCCGGTACTTGGCGGCGCCACCGCCTGGTCCGGTGGCTGGGCCTGGGTGCCACGCAATCCGCTGGCCCGGCGCGCTGGCATCAGCGAGGACATCGACCAACCGCGCACCTACCTGCGCAACGAACTGGGCACGCACTACGACGCCGAGCGCGTCGATGCGTTTCTCGAAGCCTGCCCGCACATGGTCGCCTTTTTCGAGCAGCACACGGCACTGCAGTTCGCCGACGGCAACGGCATCCCCGACATGCATGGCGACACGCCCGGCGCGGCCCTCGGCGGCCACCAGGTGATTGCCGCGCCATACGATGCCAGCCAGCTGGGCGCGCTGCTGCCGCGCCTGCGCAAGACCCTGCGCGAAACCTCGTTCATGGGCATGCCGATCATGGCCGGCGCCGACCTGGCCGCCTTCCTCAACATGACCCGCTCGCCGCGTGCCTTGCTGCACGTGTGCAAGCGCTTTGCTCGCCACCTGTACCATCTGGCCCGCCATGGCCGGGCGATGCACCTGGTCAACGGCGTGGCGTTGGTGGCCCGGCTGGCGAAGTCGGCTGACGACCTGGGCGTGCGGATGTTCGAGTCGACAGCGGCCAAGGGCCTGCTGATGGAAGACGGCAAGGTGCTGGGGGCGACCCTTGCAACCCCGCAAGGCGAACGGGCGATACGTGCCAAGGCCGTGGTGCTGGCAGCGGGCGGCTTCCCCAATGACCCCGCACGGCGCCGGCAGCTGTTCCCGCGCGACAGCAGCGGCCACGACAACCTCGCCCTGCCCCCACCGTCTTGCTCCGGCGATGGCCTGCGCCTGGGCGAGTCGGCCGGCGGCGTGGTAGCCAGCGACCTCAAGTCGCCAGTGGCCTGGGCGCCGGTGTCCAAGGTGCCACACCGCGACGGCAGCGTCGGCCACTTCCCGCACATCATCGAACGCGGCAAGCCAGGCATCATCGGCGTGCTGGCCAACGGCAAGCGCTTCGTCAACGAGGCGCATGGCTACTACGACTATGTGTCGGCAATGGTCGCAGCCGTACCGCCAGGCGAGGAAGTCTGTTCGTGGCTGATCTGCGACCACCGCTTCCTTCGCCGCTTCGGCCTCGGCTACGTACGCCCCGCGCCGCTGCCAGTGGGGCCACACCTGCGCAACGGCTACCTCAAGCGCGGCACGACCCTGGAACAGTTGGCCCAGGCTTGCGGTATCGACCCCGCTGGGCTGAACGCTACGGTAACCACCTTCAACCTGCATGCGCGCCAAGGCCAGGACCCAGCCTTCGGCCGCGGCACGACACCCTTCAACCGCAAACAGGGCGACCCGCTGCACAAGGGCCCGAACCCCTGCGTGGCGCCTATCGAGCAGGGGCCGTTCTATGCGGTGAAGGTGCAACCCGGCTGCTTCGGCACCTTCGCCGGCCTGCGCACCGACGGCCATGCCCGCGTGCTGAACGACGCCGGCCAGCCAATCAGCGGCCTGTACGCGGCCGGCACCGACATGGCCAGCGTGTTCGGCGGCTGGTACCCGTCGGGCGGCATCAACCTCGGGCCGGCGCTGACCTTTGGCTATGTCGCCGGGCGGCATATCAGCGGCGTAACGGAGTACGAATAG
- a CDS encoding sugar phosphate isomerase/epimerase family protein: protein MTDRIFSLAALTVLELSPPEMVEAAARAGYSHVGLRLVPATEQEQHFPLVADADLRRQTQARLRDTGIKVLDLEILRLKPDTCVADFEAILAVGAELGGTELLVAGNDPDEARLTARFAELCDLAAGYGIHPHLEFMPWTDVRDLRQAMRVVANADRANGCVLVDAFHFNRSRSALEDLVQLPAQCMRYAQLCDVAGPVPADMDEILRQARNERRFPGEGDADLVGLLRGLPATVPLSLEIPTRQLMEQGISGEQRARKALEKAKAVLASV, encoded by the coding sequence ATGACCGACCGAATCTTTTCCCTCGCTGCCTTGACGGTGCTCGAACTTTCCCCGCCAGAAATGGTGGAGGCTGCCGCCCGTGCCGGTTACAGCCATGTGGGCCTGCGCCTGGTGCCAGCCACCGAGCAGGAGCAGCATTTCCCGTTGGTGGCTGACGCCGACCTGCGCCGGCAGACCCAGGCGCGCCTGCGCGACACTGGCATCAAGGTGCTCGACCTGGAAATCCTCCGGCTCAAGCCCGACACCTGCGTGGCCGATTTCGAGGCGATATTGGCAGTGGGTGCCGAGCTGGGTGGCACCGAACTGCTGGTGGCCGGCAACGACCCGGATGAAGCGCGCCTTACCGCACGTTTTGCCGAGCTGTGCGACCTGGCAGCCGGCTATGGCATCCACCCGCACCTGGAGTTCATGCCCTGGACCGACGTGCGCGACCTGCGCCAGGCCATGCGCGTGGTGGCCAACGCCGACCGCGCCAATGGTTGCGTGCTGGTCGACGCCTTCCACTTCAACCGCTCACGCTCTGCGCTGGAAGACCTGGTCCAATTGCCAGCGCAGTGCATGCGCTATGCCCAACTGTGCGACGTCGCCGGCCCGGTGCCTGCCGACATGGACGAGATCCTGCGCCAGGCGCGCAACGAACGGCGCTTCCCGGGGGAGGGCGATGCCGACCTGGTGGGACTGTTGCGTGGCTTGCCGGCGACCGTGCCGTTGAGCCTGGAGATCCCCACCCGGCAGTTGATGGAACAGGGCATCAGTGGTGAGCAGCGTGCGCGCAAGGCGCTGGAGAAGGCCAAGGCGGTTCTCGCCAGCGTATAA
- a CDS encoding Gfo/Idh/MocA family protein: MNSPLRIALIGAGIMGRQHYQHLRGLAQAQLCAVADPGPQAEAFAAECGVTCFADHRQMLEQARPDAVIVANPNNLHVACALDCVEAGVPVLVEKPVGVHLDEVRALVEASRRRGVPVLVGHHRRHNPLIAKAHQVIGEGKLGRLINVTALWQLQKPDSYFETPWRREPGAGFLLTNLIHDLDLLRHLCGEVVQVQAFTRNDVRGFANEDSAAVLLQFANGALGSLTGSDAVAAPWSWELDSGESPIYPRQDGQPCYLLAGTHGALSIPQLKRWHYAEAGSGWHTPLLQSEEAIPAGEALTLQLQHFIRVVQGTEAPLIDAADAGRTLALVEAIRQAAETGRACAPELIA; this comes from the coding sequence TTGAACTCACCCCTACGAATCGCCCTGATCGGTGCCGGTATCATGGGCCGCCAGCATTACCAGCATCTGCGCGGGCTCGCGCAAGCCCAGCTATGCGCCGTGGCAGACCCGGGCCCACAGGCCGAGGCTTTCGCTGCCGAGTGCGGGGTTACCTGCTTCGCCGATCACCGGCAGATGCTCGAGCAAGCCCGGCCCGATGCGGTGATCGTCGCCAACCCCAACAACCTGCACGTGGCCTGCGCCCTGGATTGCGTCGAAGCCGGTGTGCCGGTGCTGGTGGAAAAGCCGGTGGGCGTGCACCTCGATGAAGTCCGTGCGCTGGTAGAAGCCTCGCGCCGCCGGGGCGTGCCGGTACTGGTCGGCCATCACCGGCGGCACAACCCGCTGATCGCCAAGGCCCATCAGGTGATTGGCGAAGGCAAGCTCGGCCGGCTGATCAATGTCACCGCGCTGTGGCAGTTGCAAAAGCCTGACAGTTACTTCGAAACGCCCTGGCGCCGCGAGCCGGGGGCGGGCTTTCTGCTCACCAACCTGATCCACGACCTCGACCTGCTGCGCCACTTGTGTGGTGAGGTGGTGCAGGTGCAGGCCTTCACCCGCAACGACGTGCGCGGCTTCGCCAACGAAGACAGCGCGGCAGTGCTGCTGCAGTTCGCCAACGGCGCGCTGGGCAGCCTGACCGGTTCCGACGCAGTGGCCGCGCCATGGAGCTGGGAACTGGACTCCGGCGAAAGCCCGATCTACCCACGCCAGGACGGCCAGCCCTGCTACCTGCTGGCCGGCACCCACGGGGCACTGAGCATTCCGCAGCTCAAGCGCTGGCATTACGCCGAGGCTGGCTCAGGCTGGCACACACCGTTGTTGCAGAGCGAGGAAGCCATCCCTGCAGGCGAGGCGCTGACGTTGCAGTTGCAGCACTTCATCCGCGTAGTCCAGGGCACAGAAGCGCCGTTGATCGATGCTGCCGACGCTGGCCGCACCCTGGCCCTCGTCGAAGCAATCCGCCAGGCAGCCGAAACGGGTCGGGCCTGTGCGCCAGAGCTGATCGCCTGA
- a CDS encoding HD domain-containing phosphohydrolase produces MSKPGRTISLQWLVALAIMLGMLLLGAGLAWQGYRGISQALVAAAGDAAQQVGKTIDERARRLVDPAQSSIRLLAFNPAASNLPQRLERLPQLVESLNANKMLSAAYVGYPNGEFLLVRRLRDPELLSRFAAPAGSRFLVQSVSLGEGGAMLGEWRFYDGALTLLKAQAMPDYHYDPRSRPWFVDASAQSGTVLTHPYVFFTTREIGMTMAQRSVDGAAVLGMDVSVDDLASETRDLRMTPGTEIAVVDSRGNVVAYPDLQRVIVHEGESVRLSRIAELGVPSLQQVYANLPQGTRPQLYQVEGAKWFGMRVQLTTLAGQDLQVLIAVPAHELLAGARKVLFEQLLWTAALMAVLLLLGGLLGRRIGRPLHQLADQVRALAGFDFSREVGVGSRVTEVRELSQVLRRMSGTIGSLQAITLTLSRETQLERMLDGVLTHLVEAAGVGAGAVYLFDDQHAHLRLAASCRGSGYPEELTLGEADHRDLAGTVTRALALGGRSLAVVLNDRGHELLGILVLELKGENAEVREPFRRFVEELSGAAAVAIETRQLVEAQQRLLDAMIKLLADAIDAKSPYTGGHCERVPQLAQMLLDKAMQADSGPFADFSMTEAERYEFRIAAWLHDCGKVTSPEYVVDKATKLETLYNRIHEVRMRFEVLWRDAELAYWQGLAAGEAEPVLQRTLEQCRAELQEEFAFVARANIGGEFMQDEDVERLQRIGQRRWQRHFDNRLGISRDEEQRFAGAAPATLPADEALLADRPEHLQPWGARKPPVVKGDPRNVWGFDMRLPANASNQGELYNLAIRRGTLNDEERFKINEHIVQTITMLTALPFPRQLRRVPDIAGNHHERMDGGGYPRRLGKDDLGVAERVMAIADIFEALTAADRPYKPAKTLSESVKILVFMARDNHIDGQLLRLFLSSGVYLEYAGRFLRREQIDEVDVAYWLGQF; encoded by the coding sequence ATGAGCAAACCCGGGCGCACAATCTCCCTGCAATGGCTGGTGGCCCTGGCCATCATGCTCGGCATGCTGCTGCTTGGCGCCGGCCTTGCCTGGCAAGGCTATCGCGGCATCAGCCAGGCCCTGGTGGCCGCCGCTGGCGATGCTGCCCAGCAAGTCGGCAAGACCATCGATGAACGCGCCCGGCGCCTGGTCGACCCTGCCCAGAGCAGCATTCGCCTGCTGGCCTTCAACCCGGCCGCCAGCAACCTGCCGCAGCGCCTGGAGCGCTTGCCACAGCTGGTCGAAAGCCTGAATGCCAACAAGATGCTCAGCGCCGCCTACGTTGGTTACCCCAACGGCGAATTCCTGCTGGTGCGCCGCTTGCGCGACCCAGAGTTGCTGTCGCGCTTTGCCGCGCCGGCGGGCAGCCGCTTCCTGGTGCAGAGTGTCAGCCTGGGCGAGGGCGGCGCGATGCTCGGCGAGTGGCGCTTCTATGACGGTGCCCTGACCCTGCTCAAGGCCCAGGCCATGCCTGACTATCATTACGACCCACGCTCACGCCCCTGGTTCGTCGACGCCAGCGCACAATCCGGTACCGTGCTGACTCACCCCTATGTCTTCTTCACCACCCGCGAAATCGGCATGACCATGGCCCAGCGCAGCGTCGACGGCGCGGCGGTGCTCGGCATGGATGTCTCGGTCGACGACCTGGCCAGCGAAACCCGCGACCTGCGCATGACCCCCGGCACCGAAATCGCCGTGGTCGACAGCCGCGGCAATGTGGTGGCTTACCCGGACCTGCAGCGGGTCATCGTCCATGAAGGCGAAAGCGTGCGCCTGTCGCGGATCGCCGAACTGGGCGTACCCAGCTTGCAGCAGGTTTACGCCAACCTGCCCCAGGGCACGCGACCCCAGCTCTATCAGGTAGAGGGCGCGAAGTGGTTCGGCATGCGCGTGCAACTGACGACCCTGGCCGGGCAGGACCTGCAAGTGCTGATCGCGGTGCCCGCACATGAACTGCTGGCGGGGGCGCGCAAGGTGCTGTTCGAGCAACTGCTGTGGACGGCCGCGCTGATGGCCGTGCTCCTGTTGCTCGGCGGCTTGCTCGGCCGGCGTATCGGCCGCCCGCTGCACCAGTTGGCCGACCAGGTGCGTGCCTTGGCCGGCTTCGATTTCAGCCGCGAAGTGGGGGTGGGCTCGCGGGTGACCGAAGTACGCGAGCTGAGCCAGGTGCTCAGGCGCATGTCCGGCACCATCGGCAGTTTGCAGGCGATCACGCTGACGCTCAGTCGCGAGACCCAGCTGGAACGCATGCTCGATGGCGTGCTGACGCACCTGGTGGAAGCTGCCGGGGTCGGTGCCGGGGCGGTGTATCTGTTCGATGACCAGCATGCCCACCTGCGCCTGGCCGCGTCCTGCCGGGGTTCGGGTTACCCCGAGGAGCTGACGCTAGGCGAGGCCGATCACCGTGACCTGGCGGGTACGGTCACACGGGCCCTGGCGCTGGGTGGGCGCAGCCTTGCAGTGGTGCTCAATGACCGGGGTCATGAGCTGCTCGGCATTCTCGTCCTGGAATTGAAGGGCGAGAATGCTGAAGTAAGGGAGCCGTTCCGCCGCTTCGTCGAAGAACTGTCCGGCGCCGCCGCCGTGGCCATCGAGACGCGCCAGCTGGTCGAAGCCCAGCAGCGCCTGCTGGACGCGATGATCAAGCTGCTGGCCGACGCCATCGATGCCAAGAGCCCCTACACCGGTGGCCACTGCGAGCGTGTGCCGCAATTGGCGCAGATGCTGCTGGACAAGGCCATGCAGGCCGACAGCGGCCCCTTTGCCGACTTCAGCATGACCGAGGCCGAGCGCTACGAGTTCCGTATTGCCGCCTGGCTGCATGATTGCGGCAAGGTCACCAGCCCCGAGTACGTGGTGGACAAGGCGACCAAGTTGGAGACCCTGTACAACCGAATCCATGAAGTGCGCATGCGCTTCGAGGTGCTCTGGCGCGATGCCGAGCTTGCGTACTGGCAAGGCTTGGCCGCTGGCGAAGCCGAGCCGGTGCTGCAGCGCACGCTGGAGCAGTGCCGCGCCGAACTGCAGGAAGAGTTCGCGTTCGTCGCCAGGGCCAATATCGGTGGCGAGTTCATGCAGGATGAGGATGTGGAGCGCCTGCAGCGCATCGGCCAGCGCCGCTGGCAGCGGCATTTCGACAACCGCCTGGGCATTTCCCGCGATGAAGAGCAACGCTTTGCCGGTGCGGCACCTGCAACCTTGCCGGCCGATGAAGCGCTGCTGGCGGACCGGCCCGAGCATCTGCAGCCCTGGGGAGCGCGCAAGCCACCGGTGGTCAAGGGCGACCCGCGCAACGTCTGGGGCTTCGACATGCGCCTGCCGGCCAATGCCAGCAATCAGGGCGAGCTGTACAACCTGGCGATCCGCCGTGGCACGCTGAACGATGAAGAGCGCTTCAAGATCAACGAACATATCGTGCAGACCATCACCATGCTGACTGCGCTGCCGTTTCCGCGCCAATTGCGGCGTGTACCGGACATCGCAGGCAACCACCATGAAAGGATGGATGGCGGCGGCTACCCGCGCCGGTTGGGCAAGGACGATCTTGGCGTTGCCGAGCGGGTGATGGCCATTGCCGATATCTTCGAAGCGCTGACGGCCGCCGACCGGCCGTACAAGCCGGCGAAAACCTTGTCCGAGTCGGTGAAGATCCTGGTGTTCATGGCCCGCGACAACCATATCGACGGGCAACTGTTGCGGCTGTTTCTCAGCAGTGGGGTGTACCTGGAGTATGCCGGGCGGTTCTTGCGCCGCGAGCAGATCGATGAGGTGGATGTGGCGTACTGGCTAGGGCAGTTCTAG
- a CDS encoding MFS transporter: protein MNHSKLTTASPQLPSAGIGDKIRGAFAVGKTRWGMLALVFFATTLNYIDRAALGIMQPELAKAMSWTAMDYANINFWFQVGYAVGFLLQGRLIDKVGVKRAFFAAVLLWSLATGAHGLATSAAGFMVCRCILGLTEAANYPACVKTVRLWFPAGERAIATGLFNAGTNVGAMVTPALLPLILTVWGWQAAFIAMGCLGLVWLVFWGLKYFNPEEHPRVRQSELDYIQQDVEPEVARLPFSRILGMRGTWAFAVAYSITAPVFWFYLYWLPPFLNQQYNLGISVTQMGIPLMLIWLTADFGSIGGGILSSWLIGRGVRATTARLVSMLIFACTMVSVTFAAHASGLWIAVLAIALAVGAHQAWTANIWSLVMDYTPKHLISTVFGFASMCAAVGGMFMTQIVGSVLMATNNNYAVLFTMIPAMYFLALIWMYFMAPRKLEA, encoded by the coding sequence ATGAACCACTCCAAGCTCACTACCGCCAGCCCACAGCTGCCGTCCGCCGGCATCGGCGACAAGATCCGTGGCGCCTTCGCCGTCGGCAAGACCCGCTGGGGCATGCTCGCCCTGGTGTTCTTCGCCACCACCTTGAACTACATCGACCGCGCCGCGCTCGGCATCATGCAGCCAGAACTGGCCAAAGCCATGAGCTGGACGGCGATGGACTACGCCAACATCAACTTCTGGTTCCAGGTCGGCTATGCGGTCGGTTTCCTGTTGCAGGGCCGGCTGATCGACAAGGTCGGCGTCAAGCGCGCGTTCTTCGCTGCCGTACTGCTATGGAGCCTGGCCACCGGCGCCCACGGCCTGGCCACTTCGGCTGCCGGCTTCATGGTCTGCCGCTGCATCCTCGGCCTGACCGAAGCGGCCAACTACCCGGCCTGCGTGAAGACCGTGCGCCTGTGGTTCCCTGCCGGTGAGCGCGCCATCGCCACCGGCCTGTTCAATGCCGGCACCAACGTCGGCGCCATGGTCACCCCGGCCCTGCTGCCGTTGATTCTCACCGTCTGGGGCTGGCAGGCCGCGTTCATCGCCATGGGCTGCCTGGGCCTGGTCTGGCTGGTGTTCTGGGGCCTGAAGTACTTCAACCCGGAAGAGCACCCACGGGTACGCCAGAGCGAGCTCGACTACATCCAGCAGGACGTCGAGCCAGAGGTGGCGCGCCTGCCCTTCAGCCGCATCCTCGGCATGCGCGGCACCTGGGCCTTCGCCGTGGCCTACTCGATCACCGCGCCGGTATTCTGGTTCTACCTGTACTGGCTGCCACCGTTCCTCAACCAGCAGTACAACCTGGGCATCAGCGTGACCCAGATGGGCATCCCGCTGATGCTGATCTGGCTGACTGCCGACTTCGGCAGCATCGGCGGCGGCATTCTCTCCTCGTGGCTGATCGGCCGCGGCGTGCGCGCCACCACCGCGCGCCTGGTGTCGATGCTGATCTTCGCCTGCACCATGGTCAGCGTGACCTTCGCCGCCCATGCCAGCGGGCTGTGGATCGCGGTGCTGGCCATCGCCCTGGCAGTCGGCGCGCACCAGGCCTGGACGGCGAATATCTGGAGCCTGGTGATGGACTACACGCCCAAGCACCTGATCAGCACGGTATTCGGCTTCGCCAGCATGTGTGCGGCGGTTGGCGGGATGTTCATGACGCAGATCGTCGGCAGCGTGCTGATGGCGACGAACAACAACTATGCCGTGCTGTTCACCATGATTCCGGCCATGTACTTCCTGGCGCTGATCTGGATGTACTTCATGGCGCCGCGCAAGCTCGAAGCCTGA
- a CDS encoding DUF202 domain-containing protein has protein sequence MPDPQLAHADEGLQPERTLLAWRRTIMAMVVCSCFFLRWVPHHRWLAVAPAVLCLLAAGAAWLRLRRRYRRHVTGLRAETIASGVTVNLLLAACVTALCAIELIAILAW, from the coding sequence ATGCCTGACCCACAGCTTGCCCACGCCGATGAGGGGTTGCAGCCGGAGCGTACGCTGCTGGCTTGGCGCCGCACCATCATGGCGATGGTCGTGTGCAGTTGCTTCTTCCTGCGCTGGGTACCGCACCATCGCTGGTTGGCTGTGGCACCGGCGGTGCTCTGCCTGCTGGCCGCCGGTGCCGCCTGGCTGCGTTTGCGACGGCGTTACCGGCGCCATGTGACGGGCCTGCGTGCCGAGACCATCGCCTCGGGCGTCACCGTCAACCTGCTGTTGGCCGCCTGCGTTACCGCACTGTGTGCGATCGAGCTGATCGCGATCCTGGCGTGGTAG
- the nhaA gene encoding Na+/H+ antiporter NhaA: protein MQKTKLTRAQQLAQRAFANFERFLHIEAVSGIVLLITAVAALIWANSPAAASYDALWHTPISFGIGSLSFSQSLHFWINDGLMTIFFLVVGMEIRREIHEGALASLRQATLPMAAAVGGVAVPALIYLAFGHAPAEQQGWAVPTATDIAFAVGVLALLGKSIPSNIRVFLLALAIIDDIIAVLIIAIFYSGGLDYSGFGVAAIGLLLVIGLQKIGVGSAWAYVIPGTITWVGMLMTGAHPTLAGVILGLMTPVAAMPLGERPLDAVSRFTNDLLGRAKAPEQDTGDLSAPLKRLRLAQRELVPPVTRVGGALHPWVAYAIMPLFALANAGVGLSGIDLSAEGPHWVMTAVAVALVAGKPLGIIGVSWLMVRLGWCSLPAQVNWRGITLIGLLAGIGFTMSIFIANLAYSDPASLGAAKLGVLSGSVIAAVLGLAWGVTGLRKGASKAPVQAG from the coding sequence ATGCAAAAAACCAAATTGACGCGTGCCCAGCAGCTGGCCCAACGCGCCTTCGCCAATTTCGAGCGCTTCCTGCACATCGAAGCGGTCAGCGGCATCGTCCTGCTGATCACGGCCGTTGCCGCCCTGATCTGGGCCAACTCCCCGGCCGCCGCCAGCTACGACGCCCTCTGGCACACGCCGATCAGCTTCGGCATCGGCTCGCTGAGCTTCTCGCAGTCCCTGCACTTCTGGATCAACGATGGCCTGATGACCATCTTCTTCCTGGTGGTGGGCATGGAGATCCGCCGCGAAATCCACGAGGGCGCCCTGGCCAGCCTGCGCCAGGCTACCTTGCCCATGGCCGCCGCGGTTGGCGGCGTAGCGGTACCTGCGCTGATCTACCTGGCCTTCGGCCATGCGCCAGCCGAGCAGCAAGGCTGGGCCGTGCCGACTGCCACCGACATCGCCTTCGCGGTCGGCGTGCTGGCCCTGCTGGGCAAGTCGATCCCGTCCAACATCCGCGTGTTCCTGCTGGCCCTGGCGATCATCGATGACATCATCGCCGTGCTGATCATCGCCATCTTCTACTCCGGCGGCCTCGACTACAGCGGCTTCGGCGTAGCCGCCATCGGCTTGCTGCTGGTGATCGGCCTGCAGAAGATCGGCGTCGGCTCGGCCTGGGCCTATGTCATTCCTGGCACCATCACCTGGGTCGGCATGCTGATGACCGGCGCCCACCCGACCCTGGCCGGCGTGATACTCGGCCTGATGACCCCGGTAGCCGCCATGCCACTGGGCGAGCGCCCGCTGGATGCGGTCTCGCGCTTCACCAACGACCTGCTGGGCCGGGCCAAGGCCCCCGAGCAGGACACTGGCGACCTCAGCGCCCCACTCAAGCGCCTGCGCCTGGCCCAGCGTGAGCTGGTACCGCCGGTAACCCGTGTAGGAGGCGCCCTGCACCCTTGGGTAGCCTACGCAATCATGCCGCTGTTCGCCCTGGCCAACGCCGGTGTCGGCCTGTCGGGCATCGACCTGTCAGCCGAAGGGCCGCACTGGGTGATGACCGCCGTGGCCGTGGCCCTGGTGGCCGGCAAGCCGCTGGGCATCATCGGCGTCAGCTGGCTGATGGTGCGCCTGGGCTGGTGCAGCCTGCCGGCCCAGGTCAACTGGCGCGGCATCACCTTGATCGGCCTGCTGGCCGGTATCGGCTTCACCATGTCGATCTTCATTGCCAACCTGGCCTACAGCGACCCGGCCTCCCTGGGTGCAGCCAAACTCGGCGTGCTGTCGGGCTCGGTGATCGCTGCCGTACTGGGCCTGGCCTGGGGCGTCACAGGCCTGCGCAAAGGCGCCAGCAAGGCGCCCGTGCAAGCGGGCTGA
- a CDS encoding IclR family transcriptional regulator: MAGSQIERAFSLVESLTGEPYGLPLQTLAERLDIPKSAAHRMLTELVRLGYVRQNRDNSRYQLSAKLVAMGFRYLASSGADIIQPILDRLAQDSGELVRLGVIEGNRQTWIAKSQGARSGLRYDPDMGRDAPLFYTASGHAWLASLSDEQALQMVLRQGIADPAEFGPNAPRSIDELLAYLHRARERGYAWVEQTSAIGTSALAAVVRRPQSDEVIGVLSVAGPSARLAQARLAELAPLLLAAAEELSAASRASELFA, translated from the coding sequence ATGGCTGGTAGTCAGATCGAACGCGCCTTCAGTCTTGTTGAAAGCCTTACCGGCGAACCCTACGGCTTGCCGCTGCAAACCCTGGCCGAGCGCCTGGACATTCCCAAGAGCGCCGCCCACCGCATGCTCACCGAGCTGGTGCGCCTGGGCTATGTCCGGCAGAACCGCGACAACAGCCGCTATCAGCTGTCCGCCAAGCTGGTGGCGATGGGCTTTCGCTACCTGGCCAGCAGCGGCGCCGACATCATTCAGCCCATTCTCGACCGCCTGGCCCAGGACAGCGGCGAGCTGGTGCGCCTCGGCGTGATCGAAGGCAACCGCCAGACCTGGATTGCCAAGTCCCAGGGTGCCCGTTCCGGGCTGCGTTACGACCCGGACATGGGCCGTGACGCGCCGCTGTTCTATACCGCTTCCGGGCACGCCTGGCTGGCCAGCCTGAGCGATGAACAAGCGCTGCAGATGGTCTTGCGCCAGGGCATTGCCGACCCGGCCGAGTTCGGCCCCAATGCGCCACGCTCGATCGATGAGCTGCTTGCCTACCTGCACCGCGCCAGGGAGCGCGGCTATGCCTGGGTCGAGCAGACCTCGGCCATCGGTACATCCGCCCTGGCTGCCGTGGTTCGTCGCCCGCAAAGCGACGAGGTAATCGGCGTGCTCAGCGTTGCCGGCCCCAGTGCCCGCCTGGCGCAAGCGCGCCTGGCCGAGCTGGCGCCGCTGCTGCTGGCGGCGGCCGAAGAGCTGTCGGCAGCCAGCCGAGCGAGCGAATTGTTTGCCTGA
- a CDS encoding YidH family protein, translated as MNKNTEPSRGWLASKLLADGQEPDPRFTLANERTFLAWIRTALALLASGIAVDMFTAEIFSPGTRRLLAVALISLALLLSLPAFARWLNVERAMRQKRPLPFPLIAPALSIGVSLVMAFFAYAVFFHA; from the coding sequence TTGAACAAGAACACCGAGCCTTCACGCGGCTGGCTGGCCAGCAAGCTCCTCGCCGACGGCCAGGAACCGGACCCGCGCTTCACCCTGGCCAACGAGCGCACCTTCCTCGCCTGGATCAGGACCGCGCTGGCGCTGCTGGCAAGCGGCATCGCCGTGGACATGTTCACGGCCGAGATCTTCAGCCCCGGTACCCGCCGCCTGCTGGCGGTGGCGTTGATCAGCCTGGCCCTGCTGCTGAGCCTGCCGGCCTTCGCCCGTTGGCTCAATGTGGAACGGGCGATGCGCCAGAAGCGACCGCTGCCGTTCCCGCTGATCGCCCCGGCGTTATCGATCGGGGTTTCGCTGGTGATGGCGTTTTTTGCCTACGCTGTGTTCTTCCATGCCTGA